A window of Xiphophorus hellerii strain 12219 chromosome 7, Xiphophorus_hellerii-4.1, whole genome shotgun sequence contains these coding sequences:
- the LOC116722784 gene encoding general transcription factor II-I-like, with amino-acid sequence MTRVGSPLVGAASQATGLPPFVIDNWIGNYRRKKPSSSQPKNKKLYTKDLSGYNLFCRDQLKNKGSLKDITQKWSTLAEEQKRQYAEEAAALKVQHTSDDMSPDMRCLKLKKHLKQMKIEVASLEKLGVETGVMMYDHQKPFLEVLQVSSKGASSFFDILDNFALHFKGKSSSTSAAKEPVDSMVKKVQELFNRKYKEAGGRGKLPYISIQNESIIINAFGLPDGITLKKPCHYGRKQLEVILNNAANISFKISKCLSINVDRLYLNGCHPLDERSVTEPMGLTEVLSREPTTDDTTDVCNICHCLFSDEKKNAKKKWREWRRCNTCEQWSHLACGFKKNLCRHCQTPRS; translated from the exons ATGACCAGGGTGGGATCTCCACTGGTTGGAGCGGCATCCCAGGCCACTGGCTTGCCACCGTTTGTCATTGAT aacTGGATTGGAAACTATAGAAGAAAAAAGCCATCTTCTTCTCAACCTAAAAACAAGAAGTTATACACCAAGGACCTGTCTGGTTACAACCTGTTCTGCAGGGATCAGTTAAAGAACAAAG GAAGCCTGAAAGATATTACACAGAAATGGTCCACTTTGGCAGAAGAGCAGAAGAGGCAATATGCGGAGGAGGCAGCAGCTCTAAAAGTTCAGCACACTTCAGATGACATGAGCCCAGATATGCGATGCCTGAAATTGAAGAAGCACCTAAAGCAGATGAAAATAGAG GTTGCCAGTCTTGAGAAGCTTGGTGTAGAGACTGGTGTAATGATGTATGACCATCAAAAGCCTTTCTTAGAAGTCCTACAAGTGAGCAGCAAAGGTGCTTCTTCGTTCTTCGACATACTGGACAACTTTGCACTgcatttcaaag GAAAATCATCATCTACTTCTGCTGCAAAAGAACCGGTTGATTCAATGGTTAAGAAAGTGCAGGAGCTCTTCAACAGGAAATACA AGGAAGCGGGAGGCAGAGGAAAGCTCCCGTACATCTCCATTCAAAATGAAAGCATAATTATCAACGCTTTTGGTCTACCTGATGGCATCACTCTCAAAAAACCATGCCACTATGGACGTAAACAATtagaagtcattttaaataatgcggcgaacatttcctttaaaattaGTAAGTGTTTGAGCATAAATGTTGATAGATTATATTTAAATGGATGTCATCCG TTAGATGAGCGGAGCGTAACAGAGCCTATGGGTTTGACGGAAGTGCTGTCAAGAGAACCGACTACAGATG ataCTACGGATGTTTGCAACATCTGCCACTGTCTGTTcagtgatgagaaaaaaaatgccaaGAAGAAGTGGCGTGAGTGGCGACGTTGCAACACATGTGAGCAGTGGTCACACCTGGCATGTGGATTCAAGAAAAACTTGTGTCGTCATTGTCAGACTCCCAGAAGTTGA